In Candidatus Woesearchaeota archaeon, a single window of DNA contains:
- a CDS encoding prefoldin subunit beta — translation MDKKTQEKIQTLQLLEQNLQNFLMQKQQFQVQLVEIESALSELGRSKEAYKIVGNIMVSSSKDALEKELKEKQETLSIRIKSIEKQENSIKDRAKKLQEEVLGEMKEK, via the coding sequence ATGGATAAAAAAACTCAGGAGAAGATACAGACATTGCAGCTTTTAGAGCAGAATCTTCAGAATTTTCTTATGCAAAAACAGCAGTTTCAGGTTCAGCTAGTTGAGATAGAATCTGCATTAAGCGAGCTTGGCAGGTCAAAAGAAGCTTATAAGATAGTCGGCAACATTATGGTAAGCTCAAGCAAAGATGCGCTTGAAAAGGAGCTGAAAGAGAAGCAGGAAACACTCAGCATAAGGATAAAGTCAATAGAAAAGCAGGAAAACAGCATAAAGGATAGGGCAAAAAAACTGCAGGAAGAAGTTCTAGGCGAGATGAAAGAAAAGTGA